The window GCTGTTGCCTGCACTCCAGCGTCGTCTCCGCACCTAAACAGAAAAATGAGTACGGTCAGGCATctgtgaccacagtgtacccatcttcagATAGCTGCTTCCAACAAGATAACACGCCAgctcacaaagctcagatcatctcaagcAGGTTTCTTGAGCATCAGTTTGCTTTATTCCGATCATTTCCACAATCACCAGACCTAAATCTAGTACAGCACCTGTTTGATGTGGTGGAACTGGAGATTCACAACAACTGAGGCTACTGAATCAATGTGAACCAAAATCTCAAAGGAATGTTTATTGTATTCAAATAAGGATGTTAGCATGTCTAGTTGAACTAGACTGGTCTAAACACTCCATTTCCAGTCACTTCTCTTTTGCTTTGTATGATGTCAGTAGGAGGATTGAAACAAACAATTTCTTTCAGAGGACGAACTGAATTGAGACCCAgtattagattaaaaaaaagtattgttTTAAGCCATTAAATACTACTGGTGGTTCCAGTAGAGTACAATGGCAAAAATATGGAAGTGAAAATGTGCACAACCCATAAACCCCATAAATTATGTCTACTGTGATTTTCCATCTCAGGCCTACTTCTCACCCAACTTCCTTAAGAAGATTTATGTGTTCATTCTGAATGAAATTATAAGAATCAGTTGTTTGAAACAGGGAACCACTTTTTCTAAACCATTAAAAAGTACTTCTAATACTTCTAGTACTGCTGCATTTCAACCCTGCTGGTGCTTTTCCCCTTGTTAGCTGTCTGCCACAGGAGAGCTGCGGGCTACAACGCCAATTCAAAAGCCAGTGTGGCCTGTAGGAAAATGTCTGTTACAGCCAATGATTTAAAAGGTGATTTGAAACACCAGGTTCATAGGTGATCTTTAATTCAGCAATGTTTCAGTTTAACAGTTcaaatgagaacaggacaaaggTTTGACTTGAATGTTTTTTATCACATTAAATGATAGAAATCAGTCAGTCTGACAGACGTGATCTTTGTGTCAAATTAAATCTGAACTAAGCATGTTTCCTGCTGCAATAGGCTATAATAAATGTGCACTATTTGTAGAATATGTTCTACTCTTTTACTATTTTGGGTTTGAAGTCATGCTGAACAGCTTTGGCAAGTTGTTCTGCGTACTCAGCATACCGTCCAGTCATCTGCAAAGAAAAAGACACTGAAGAAGTCAGTCAAGGTTGCAAAAAATAGCTGAAGTGAATATACAACCATCCAGTCATTGTGCATAATTTACCTGGAGAATTGGAGGATGCACATATAGGTGTGGTAGCAGCGGACATACAGACATGTTTGAATTCTGCATACATATAATCTTTTTGTGCCACTCATTCATTACATTCAAGGATTTCTGAGGGAAATATTGTTCGTCTCATCTTTGTTTTTGGAATAATACGATCAgagattttaaatgaaactttaTTTCTAATCAAAatttctaacattttaaaaggttaCAATTTGTTAAATTTACCTTGAAACTCCACTTGTCACTTATTTGTCTATTCAGGTTGAGATCCATTTCTACCACGAGCAGCCCATCCCGGGTCCTAGAGAGGCCTGGCGTGCGACTGCCGTCGGGAGCTGCCACGTAACTGGACCCATAAAAATGTCCAAAGTCGTGGTGAGCtgaaaaagccaagaaaatTGAGCTAAATCAGAGTCAAAATGTAGTTATTTGAAAAAGTGATTTGAAgttttgatatttaaaaaattaaaacatgatttttttcttcataaaaaattatttttattcaagtccaaaaactgcacacaaaaaaaaaacactttttcaaaTCAATAAAATTTTTGACCCTGATTTAGCTCCATGCAAGAACACCAAATCATTTTCTCTTCTGTTCATTAAGGACACCTTAAATAATTAACTCCCTCAGGCAGAATTAGCTTCATCCGCTTCACCATACAGTCATTTTTTGATAACACCATATGAAGAGATACGTGCATACATCCTGGGACTTAAGAAAATAAAACCTTTACCTTTTTTCCCATCACCAGACGTGAATTCACTTTTGAAATGTTCCTGTAGAAAAGATTATTTTTGGCATGATTTCATATTTTGTCATTCATCACAAATATGTTGGAATGATTCCTGCAAACTTACTGTCCCAACACGGTTAATGGCACACGTAAAACAGTGGTTAGCGATTGCTGCATTTCTGGCCTCTATAGACCACATGGGTTCACTGCAGAGAAGAAACAATATTATCATCGCATTATTTAGATATACTATGTAATAATGGTAGCGGCATGTCAATGATAACATTGCTTCAACCTGAATTCAGGGTCTAGGTATGGCAATCTGAGTATTTAATCTAACCTTTTTCTGAACGTAGGAATATGGATGACTAAAGCACATTATCAGTTACCACAATACCTGGATCACAAGGGCTGTCTGCACCATAGAAAGCTTACTGTTCCActattatttttgcattttcttagCTTACCACTGGTACCATGTGCCAGCAAAACAATACTGGACACCATGGACATGGGGAGGGGGGGGCTCCCTTACCTCAGAGCTCCAACTGTAGCCGAAGGGTTGAAGATGATCTCAGCTCCATTCATGCTGTACATGAACCAATTGAGTGGATGATGACGGCCGTAGCAAATATTCACAGCAATCTTCCCAAACTGTGTCTGGAACACTGTGTGGCCAGTGTTGCCCTCCATGTAATATGTAGACTGAGTAGAAAACACGAGACAATGACAACAGCAGTTTTTCAGTTCCTGCACAGCCACAGTGGATCGTTTAGATCACTCACCTCATTAAAGTCCCCGATCCTGGGAATGTGGTTCTTCCTGCTCTTTCCCAGCACGTTTCCAGAGTTGGAGATGACCACCGCCGTGTTCCACAGGGTGCCGTGTAACTCCTCTCTCTCCAGAATTGGTGAAACTATGACCATGTTGTACTTTTTGGCCAGCTAATTGTAGAATTGCAGAACTGTTAGGTTTGCAGTCCCCAACGTATTAACCGCGCTGCAGCAAAGCTCTACAATCTCACCTCTTGGCAGAAGCGTGTGGTGTTTCCTTCTTCAGCAGACTCTGCGAACTCTGTCCATGGTTCTTTCTCACGGGTGCAGAACGCAAAGGGCATGGCTGATAacgaaagaaacaaaaaccccAGTCTCTGTTGGTACCTATTCTGTATGTTTGTTGGATAGGTTTAGAATTCTTGCACATGGACACTCACTCCAGGTCTCCTGAAAGCAGACAATGTTTACACCACACATGGCTGCTACCTCAACCATTTCACCAATTCGGCTGTGCATGGCACTGATCTGTGAAGGGAGAGCAGTGATAAAATATTAACACCAGTCACTTCTACCAATGAAATGGAGCAATATTATTCATGGTATTGATGCTTTTCGTCAGGTAAATTATTTAAGCAGATACATGTTGAATACTTCTCTTGAACAATGTACATGAAGAGTTTTACAGAAAGTCATTCAGTCACCTTACAGCTTCCTGTCTGTATCTCTCTGCTAATGTACCTCAACAGGTTTGGTACATGTGGTCTTCTGGTTAGTACTGTAGTGTGTAACTAGTAACCTGATCCAGGACGGGGGCATCAGTGGGCAGAACAATGTGGTGCTGAATGAGTCCCACTCGGATGTTTCTGGGTGGCCTGAGTTGTTCCTGTGCCGCATCAAACTTATATCCTTTAAGCTCAAAGTCTCGCTCAGAAGCAGCTTCCACAGCACAGGCTGAGAGGTCCAGCTTCCTGTAAGACAGTGTTCAGAAAATAAAGCATTGttctttttgtgtttcaggTCTTTGCTttgagaaagaaattaaataaatctttgaaacaaaataaatgaataaatacattattaTCAGAGAAAGAAAGGGTACGTTAGCTGGCGGAAGCTTTTCAAGAACTCCTTGATCACAATGACAGAGCTCCTGAAGTCCCCTGCAGAGATGTGGGCAACCATCTTTTCAGGCACTTGAGCAAGTAGGCATTCATGGTATAGAGGCTTGAGAGGACTGAGAGCAAGTGGGAGTACTTGTCTGGCCTGACAAGATCACAAACTGAACTGTCTGGACTCATTTTAGGTTTTTCTCAGTGGCAGTGACAGGGAGACTAGTAAAAATCAGGTACTTTTTATGTAAATGACATGATACttttttgatgatctgaaaaagAAGACTCGGAGTTATTGATGCGcatgtttagttttttagtATTTAATGTTGTAAATGAACAATAAAGTCTTCAAATGCGGAGAAGATGAAGAGATAAGCATACTTACACTGTAGAGTTGCATGGCCTGCTTGGACACAGAAACTGCACATATAGTTAAGTCCATATATATTTGGACAGTGacacaagttttgttttttaaccttttacTGAAAAATCTTACTTTTATAGTTATATAATGGACATGGGCATAATGTGTAGACTCGCTGCTTTCATTTTTAGGGTAGCCAGATATAAATTGAATGAAGGGTTTAGGAGTTTCAGCTCCTTAACATGTGCCACCCTTTTTTGACTCAAAGGCTACATCATTATCAATAAAGCAGATAAAAGGCCAGGAGTTGATTTGAGGTGTGGTGCTTGCATTTGgaagattttgctgtgaacagACAACGTGGACAAAGTAGCTCTCCATGCAAATGAAACAAGCCAACCTTAAGCTgtgaaaacaggaaaagaaaacatccaAGAAATTGCTACAGTATTAGGAGAGGCAGAATCTACAGTTTGGTCCatcctgagaaagaaagaaagcaccaTTAAACTCATCAATGCAAAAACACCGCACACCCATGGAAGACAACAGCGGTGGATGATCGCAGATTCATTTTCATGGTGATGAGAAACCCCTTCACAACAGCCAACCAAGTGAACAACActgctgtcctgcagcttttagatgcatccctactccaacacagctgaatcaaatggttggattactcttcagcatgccatcaagtttgggaaaggcctgataacaagtcATTCGTTTGATTCAGATGTGTCAGAACAAGGATgcgtctaaaagctgcaggacagtagctctcgaggattggagttggacacccctgatctaaagTGTACTAAAAAAAGCGTAAATTAAGGCCATCATTGCCATCAAGAGGTTTTCAACCAAGTATTAGAAATgagcattttattttcagttattgaATTTGTCCAGTTACTTTTGAGCCCCTGAAATGAAGGGCTTGTGTTAAAAAATGCTTTACTTcctcacatttttatgcaatTGTTTTATTCAACCcagtgaattaaagctgaaagtccgagttgtttcatttaaaattcattGTGGGTAATTTACCGAaccaaaattagaaaaaagttgtctctgtccaaatatttatggacctaactgtatgtaGGGTTTTTTAGTCTATACATTTATCAAACCTGTCTCTGTGCTGGCTGTAAGTTATCCTTCAGCTTGATCAAAGTCCACTGAGCAGAATAATAATTTACCAGGAACCAGAACAACAAAGAAGGAAACATAAAGAGAAACGGGAAAGCCCAATACTTCCTTTagtaaatttaaaagaaatgcaGTATAAGTACAACAACTCACTTTGTCTCCTTCCCAAATAAGATGCGTTTCACCTCCACCAACTCGGCCTCTGGCAGATGGGACtccagagatttctccagagaTTCAAACTCACATGCGGACATCTCTGCAGGTTTCTGTTGGTTTTGCAGCTCaacagcagaagcagcagtATTTGATGGGATACTCTCGTTATATAATCCTTAGTGATTTCGAAAGAGTAGAGGAGCCCCCAGCTGTGGTTTGTGGAAGCCGGTCATTGACCTGAGACACGGCACTGCTGGCTGTGGCATTTGTGTTGAGCTGCAGATTAACCGAAGAGTTTGCTTGAATAATAAATGTGTTACCAAACTTAGGAGCAGGCTGAGCAGTAGCTATACTCTTCAATATTTCCACATCCTTCTGTAACAGCAAAATGAGAACAAATTTAAGTTTGCTGATTGATATTTAATAtcagttttttcatttttctccttGCAGCACAGCAAATCAAAATAATtactcacaaaaaaaaatcggTGTAGAAAATGGCTTTAAAACACTGGGCGTGATTGTCATGTGCATCTCTGTGTTCTATTGGATGCTGATGCTGCACaagagtttaaataaatcagtGAGTAAAAGTTAAAATCCCATCCAAATAGCTCAACAGTCCACAATCTGTATAATCAAAAAATACATTCAAAGAACCTAAATTATATCTAGAGATTATATTGATCGTAAAATGGCTTTTTTCAGGATCATATACATTATATATTTTAGATTGCGACTAATGATCTTTTGACATATATATGTTTCTTTAATGTTGCAGCGTCTGCTGATTTTAATGTAGATCATCTGGAaaataataagtaaataaagATTCGAAATAAATGGACTGGAATATTAAAGaacaaatatccatccatccattcgcttccgcttatccttttcagggtcgcggggggcgctggagcctatcccagctgtcatagggcgaaaggcggggtacaccctggacaggtcgccagtctgtcgcagggctaacacatagggacagacaaccattcacactcacattcacttgcacattcacacctagtgacaatttggattaatcaattaacctatccccacaagctgcatgtctttggacatgCAGCTTAAAGAACAAATATTTACCTCCAAATTTATAAAAGTATCATTACACTGAAATACTTAAAGTGCAAGTATATTAAACCCGTACTTAAGTAAACTGCTAAAGGTACTCAGCTACATTCCTACTGGTCCTATCCATGTGCTAATCCAGGGGTGTCAAAGTCATTTAACATTGCGGTCCACTTTGACTTTAAGTGGAgccagaccagtgaaactccccttgctgtcagtgtaaagaagttacATAGTTAAcggtttttctacatgataaagaaaaagcttctatgataaagaaagaaatcagtGTTTAAGATTTGGCCAAAAGTGTTTGATACGAAAAATAGGTTTTGGCCACTAAGAATTTGTTTTAGAGAATGGAGTCTAGTAGCAATTCAGAAAAATTGTAATAGCTGTCATTAGTTCATTTGTTCTCAATAGCCAACATATTTCAAGGAAACTGAAATTGAATGAGTTGTTTTAAATGtagcaaaaatttaaaaacaaagaaagaatacATGTTTCTGGTTTATCAGAGTCATGTTGTAATGTGGGCAAGGCTTTGGGAAGTAGGGTTGCTGAGAGAACTACAGCACCCCCTGGTGGATGGTAAAGGCAACCCAGATAGCAAGACGACATTGAATTGATGTTGATTTTTCATCCGATCCGTCGTTATGGTTGAAATGCCAATGTTGTAACAACATTGAAATACCGTGGTAAACCGACGGTCTTACTATAGGGACGTTGTAATGATGTTGATttacctttgtttttttgtcattgaTATTTGATCTTTTTGTAGTCGACCAggtgacaacaacaacatcgaGAAAACGTCTATTTATAGTTTACCATCATTCGGCGCCGGTCACCATCAAAAAGCCATCGATTTGTAGTTGAGCGTTAAATTGCATTGCAACTGAGCGGGTATAAAGTACCGGAGAAAGTAAAaaaattttgttcttttgttatcAATGACTTTGGTCTAGTTCACCAGCTTTAAAAAATCGTGTCGACGTGCAATTTATGTATAGTTGACCGGGAGCAGCGATCACTTGGACTATTCCGCAGCACCCCTCTCAGTGGTACATCCCTCCAGGTAACCATTGTCTTGTACAGTAGAGCGGGACATTAGATTTACTTTCAGCGGAATTGACCGGAGAAGGGGCATCAGTTCATGCActgcactggcctgcaccaCGATTAGTATAAGgtaagaatgaatgaatttttTTCTATTCGTTATTTTGACGGTTGCATttgaataacagtaaaaaactCGTTAATGTAAAGTTTCGGACAAAATGTTTGAGCCCGAAATTGTGTCTACTTTCATCTTACAATCCGGCAACAAATAAAGTGCACTGCGAACAAAGTctatcaacaaagaaaacatttcgTTTCATACTTTTCCGTGATATTCCCTTACAAAGCTAGCTTTAACGCTTCGAGGGTTCCTTTGTTCTTGCCATCGCCTCGGCGCTTGACCGACTTTCGCTCTGTAGTTGCTTTTTAGCATACTACTACAAAAAATTGTAAATCTGTGATATATGATTGATAAACGTAAAGgtaactgtataaatgtgttcaatgacTTTGTTACTTTTAATGATTGGAGAGCACCCGCTTCAATTCGCACTCAATTCAAACTTTAGTTGCACGCTCACCTAacttgcgtttgcaccttttgtccacacgtaaactgcGTTTTCGTTAACTGAAGACTGAGATTTTTAAAGACGCCTGCTGGGGTGGATATTTTTCGAAAACTCCGTTTCAGCATTTAggtgtggacgaggaaaacggagaaaacgcagcaaAGGTGTGCGCCTAGTTTGATGTCACACTGTACGCCACGTTTTTGTCTCGGTGCCATGAATTCCTACAATGGCAAacttagacaaaatactgttaattttattattttcagtgtttaaatgcttacatatacacacgcagttactgtcccttcACACACAGGACTCGGTTCAGCTTCTATAAGCCGTCTTTGTATCTAGTTTTCCCTCTTTATTGACATTGTGCcctatttttcctctttttttcagaTCTGATTTGGTAACTTCCATCAATAAGTAAGAAACTCACGTCGTTAAATAAATTCCTAGTGTTAAACAATTTGCTTATTTGGCTATTTCCAAATATAGCACTATTTGTTTAATCTGATATACACTGACAATGACATCACGCTGGTCAAGGAGGCGCAAATTACGGAAAATGGTTGAGGCAGCAGAGTCAGATATACTCAGGCACTTTAAAGAGATGGTTGCTGAAAAACATAACCAAAACGGCAATGCACAAGTTAAAGTTAAGCGACCGCAGGTTGCGGAAGAGTCTGGTGTGTCCCACTGTTGTCACCCAGGTATAGACAGTCAAGTATTTACCAGTCGCTATGAGCAGATTTCAGAAGTATGTGAGACCTATGTATCACCCAACAAGGATAATGACTGTGACCGCAGTTTTCCCCCCCAGCCCACTGACAGCAGGCATCATAATGCCCCGCCCAGCTTCCGGCACCTTTCGCCACTCcggc is drawn from Maylandia zebra isolate NMK-2024a linkage group LG12, Mzebra_GT3a, whole genome shotgun sequence and contains these coding sequences:
- the upb1 gene encoding beta-ureidopropionase isoform X2, whose amino-acid sequence is MKLDLSACAVEAASERDFELKGYKFDAAQEQLRPPRNIRVGLIQHHIVLPTDAPVLDQISAMHSRIGEMVEVAAMCGVNIVCFQETWTMPFAFCTREKEPWTEFAESAEEGNTTRFCQELAKKYNMVIVSPILEREELHGTLWNTAVVISNSGNVLGKSRKNHIPRIGDFNESTYYMEGNTGHTVFQTQFGKIAVNICYGRHHPLNWFMYSMNGAEIIFNPSATVGALSEPMWSIEARNAAIANHCFTCAINRVGTEHFKSEFTSGDGKKAHHDFGHFYGSSYVAAPDGSRTPGLSRTRDGLLVVEMDLNLNRQISDKWSFKMTGRYAEYAEQLAKAVQHDFKPKIVKE
- the upb1 gene encoding beta-ureidopropionase isoform X1 codes for the protein MSACEFESLEKSLESHLPEAELVEVKRILFGKETKKLDLSACAVEAASERDFELKGYKFDAAQEQLRPPRNIRVGLIQHHIVLPTDAPVLDQISAMHSRIGEMVEVAAMCGVNIVCFQETWTMPFAFCTREKEPWTEFAESAEEGNTTRFCQELAKKYNMVIVSPILEREELHGTLWNTAVVISNSGNVLGKSRKNHIPRIGDFNESTYYMEGNTGHTVFQTQFGKIAVNICYGRHHPLNWFMYSMNGAEIIFNPSATVGALSEPMWSIEARNAAIANHCFTCAINRVGTEHFKSEFTSGDGKKAHHDFGHFYGSSYVAAPDGSRTPGLSRTRDGLLVVEMDLNLNRQISDKWSFKMTGRYAEYAEQLAKAVQHDFKPKIVKE